From Homalodisca vitripennis isolate AUS2020 chromosome 1, UT_GWSS_2.1, whole genome shotgun sequence, the proteins below share one genomic window:
- the LOC124357310 gene encoding trypsin-like produces MLVILTTTFILSLGAVLGKPLDSHKDNLDIINGNFTTIKKHPINVAFLIENNLWGAGVILNKNWILTTAFNCYWVDTTFISIRVGSTNWTQGGTVFQAEKCILHPQYKGAWDYNIALLKISGSIPLSKKNKVAKAAKLPKSSIDSYNNETFQVSGWGVGSSSYQMETQLQTADQTIWSNVSCNTVYNMSSTSFCAFNANGGPCVFDFGAPLNKNKQVLGIYQGSQNCTNPKLYPALYTDVYQFNSWIKTTIQNNGGSLNEDEDEYVDDTHF; encoded by the exons ATGTTAGTTATTCTAACTACGACTTTTATTTTATCATTGG GGGCAGTTCTCGGAAAACCATTAGATTCACACAAGGACAACCTTGATATCATCAATGGAAATTTCACAACCATTAAAAAGCACCCTATTAAT GTGGCATTCCTGATTGAGAATAATCTCTGGGGCGCAGGTGTTATACTCAACAAAAATTGGATTCTTACTACTGCTTTCAACTGCTACTG GGTGGACACTACTTTCATCTCAATCAGGGTAGGGAGCACCAACTGGACTCAGGGTGGAACAGTGTTCCAAGCAGAAAAGTGCATCCTGCACCCACAATACAAAGGCGCATGGGACTACAACATTGCCTTGCTCAAGATCAGTGGTTCTATTCCTTTAAGTAAAAAGAACAAAGTTGCAAAAGCTGCAAAGCTGCCAAAAAGTTCTATTGACTCATACAACAATGAAACGTTCCAAGTTTCAGGATGGGGTGTTGGTTCATCC TCTTACCAAATGGAGACCCAACTTCAGACAGCGGACCAAACAATCTGGAGCAATGTAAGCTGCAACACAGTTTATAACATGAGCAGCACAAGTTTCTGTGCCTTCAATGCCAACGGTGGGCCTTGTGTG TTTGACTTTGGAGCTCCTctgaacaaaaacaaacaagTATTGGGTATATACCAGGGTTCTCAAAATTGCACCAACCCAAAATTATATCCAGCGCTTTATACTGATGTTTATCAGTTCAACTCTTGGatcaaaacaacaatacaaaataatggaGGCAGTCTGAATGAAGATGAAGATGAATATGTGGATGATACACATTTCTAA